A section of the Methanoregula formicica SMSP genome encodes:
- a CDS encoding ABC transporter permease has translation MMAKHLSIIAEKEFRGLLSERTILLAILLQLFVALFSSFLMVGLTSMYDPSSLSKYSRFKYNVGYAGNESDLSRYLYASPDFRVFQMDLSTGVTALKERKLAAVIWVPDTAPDADAPIKVTLYTLQNDLQSAIVDVKLKDIFLRYEKDLREIRIDRLNEKPLPLRFPPASGGGDFYEFVYGLLIPLLIFMPAIIASALVIDLITEEYQHDTLETLVSTPVTFPEMVWGKVLACEILVPVQAAVWLVLLMINGIAIENAGLILLHVTISSFVLVLLGALTALHYRERTAAQFIFSTALVVVILFALSLPANPMNLLTRLAVGTAGAEQWAVLAAVLAVAGLLGYATQKYTERISRISHTG, from the coding sequence ATGATGGCAAAGCACCTGTCCATCATTGCAGAGAAGGAGTTCCGCGGCCTCCTCTCGGAGCGGACGATCCTGCTTGCCATCCTGCTCCAGCTCTTCGTCGCCCTCTTCTCCTCGTTCCTGATGGTGGGGCTCACCTCGATGTACGACCCCTCGTCGCTCTCAAAGTACTCCCGGTTCAAGTATAACGTAGGCTACGCGGGGAATGAATCGGACCTGTCCCGTTATCTCTATGCCAGCCCGGACTTCCGGGTCTTCCAGATGGACCTCTCGACCGGGGTGACTGCCCTTAAGGAGCGGAAACTTGCTGCCGTGATCTGGGTCCCGGACACGGCCCCGGATGCCGATGCCCCGATCAAGGTCACGCTCTATACCCTGCAAAACGATCTCCAGAGTGCCATCGTGGATGTCAAACTCAAGGATATCTTCCTGCGGTACGAAAAGGACCTGCGTGAGATACGGATAGATCGGTTGAACGAAAAGCCGCTGCCACTCCGGTTCCCCCCGGCATCGGGCGGAGGCGACTTCTACGAGTTCGTGTACGGACTTTTGATCCCGCTTCTGATCTTCATGCCGGCGATCATCGCCTCAGCACTCGTCATCGACCTGATTACTGAAGAATACCAGCACGACACGCTCGAAACGCTGGTCTCGACACCGGTCACGTTCCCCGAGATGGTCTGGGGTAAAGTCCTTGCCTGCGAGATCCTCGTCCCCGTCCAGGCCGCGGTCTGGCTGGTGCTCCTGATGATCAACGGTATTGCGATCGAGAATGCCGGCCTGATTCTGCTTCACGTGACGATCAGTTCTTTCGTCCTTGTCCTGCTCGGCGCATTGACTGCCCTCCATTACCGCGAACGGACCGCTGCCCAGTTCATCTTCTCGACAGCGCTTGTTGTCGTGATCCTCTTTGCCCTCTCCCTGCCGGCAAACCCGATGAACCTCCTGACAAGGCTTGCGGTGGGCACGGCAGGAGCGGAGCAATGGGCGGTACTGGCAGCAGTCCTTGCGGTTGCCGGCCTGCTCGGGTATGCAACACAGAAATACACGGAACGAATCAGCAGGATCAGCCACACCGGGTAA
- a CDS encoding ABC transporter permease, protein MGALADITTIARWEVKKSFSMMSRDVLPLAIVLFVLLVAVTGFSTQTGLHLQDGMYRIGVDDPTMAQILAEDARFTVFQLPERDLIAQRGEFDILIINGYAYTGTASRSVAARKTLERDYAKYVGSVYNREEDLFAAYPLWIDTQSVKSELSFLATQSGQYVSAAPVRAALVPEGPVEQIATPSPTLSVTKEDLRGQLVQSNAENTQISRYTETLSSSTGTMDTFKTPSQLSPPLPFDSIILVFVFIFPLYFTSQFFMMSIMNERIERKGEILLSAPVKTASIVIGKMLPYLMGMLAICTALTLWIRASPLIILPLVPVIFFFLANALLIGMLSRSFKELSFISIFFSTVATSYLFFPSIFANVHVISLISPLTLIVLTLQGTAWTVTDYLYSTSLFWLTSAVLFYIAARNFKEERLFSEKGLVTRMREFLSEILSRKHPFLSLFLLTGFSIPFVFMVQMMCLVLFFNLPMPASLVFLLLFAALIEETAKGIGIYTVYIRDPGFLTWKNLILASGATAIGFLVGEKLLLFVTLAQISDSVFGSILFLSLGSLWLPLLLHFAGVLIVACCIKKWGAKGFVPGLALAMVVHCLYNLYFILGWFL, encoded by the coding sequence ATGGGTGCGCTTGCCGATATCACGACCATCGCGCGATGGGAAGTAAAGAAGTCCTTTTCCATGATGAGCCGGGACGTTCTCCCGCTCGCCATCGTCCTCTTTGTCCTGCTCGTGGCCGTCACCGGCTTCTCAACCCAGACCGGCCTTCACCTCCAGGACGGGATGTACCGGATCGGCGTCGATGACCCGACAATGGCGCAGATCCTTGCGGAAGATGCACGGTTCACGGTCTTCCAGCTTCCCGAGAGAGACCTGATCGCCCAGCGGGGAGAGTTTGACATCCTTATCATTAACGGCTACGCGTACACGGGTACGGCGAGCCGGTCCGTTGCGGCACGCAAGACTCTCGAACGCGACTACGCGAAATACGTAGGCAGCGTGTACAACCGCGAAGAGGATCTCTTTGCCGCGTACCCGCTCTGGATCGATACCCAGAGCGTGAAGAGCGAACTCAGTTTCCTCGCAACCCAGAGCGGCCAGTACGTCAGCGCCGCGCCGGTGCGGGCTGCGCTGGTGCCGGAAGGGCCGGTAGAACAGATTGCAACGCCGTCGCCAACCCTCTCTGTCACGAAAGAGGATCTCCGTGGGCAGCTGGTCCAGTCCAATGCCGAGAACACCCAGATCTCGCGCTACACCGAGACCCTGTCCTCGTCAACCGGCACGATGGACACGTTCAAGACGCCGTCCCAGCTCTCGCCTCCCCTCCCGTTCGATTCCATCATCCTGGTTTTCGTTTTCATCTTCCCGCTCTACTTCACGAGCCAGTTCTTCATGATGAGCATCATGAACGAGCGGATCGAGCGGAAGGGTGAGATCCTTCTCTCGGCACCGGTAAAGACAGCATCCATCGTCATCGGAAAGATGCTCCCCTACCTCATGGGCATGCTTGCGATCTGTACCGCTCTCACGCTCTGGATCCGGGCCTCGCCCCTCATCATCCTCCCGCTTGTCCCGGTGATCTTCTTCTTCCTTGCAAACGCGCTGCTCATCGGCATGCTCTCGCGGTCGTTCAAGGAACTATCGTTTATTTCCATCTTCTTCTCAACGGTTGCCACCTCGTACCTCTTCTTTCCGAGCATCTTTGCCAACGTCCATGTCATCAGCCTCATTTCTCCGTTAACCCTCATCGTCCTCACCCTGCAGGGCACGGCCTGGACTGTCACCGATTACCTGTATTCGACCTCACTCTTCTGGCTGACGAGTGCCGTCCTCTTCTATATTGCGGCACGGAACTTCAAGGAGGAGCGGCTCTTCTCGGAGAAGGGACTCGTGACGCGGATGCGGGAGTTCCTCTCGGAGATTCTCTCGCGGAAGCACCCGTTCCTCTCGCTCTTTCTCCTCACGGGGTTCTCTATCCCGTTCGTCTTCATGGTCCAGATGATGTGCCTCGTCCTCTTCTTCAACCTCCCGATGCCGGCATCGCTTGTCTTCCTGCTTCTCTTTGCCGCGCTGATCGAGGAGACCGCAAAAGGAATCGGGATCTACACGGTGTATATCCGCGATCCCGGGTTTTTAACGTGGAAGAACCTCATCCTTGCCAGCGGGGCAACTGCCATCGGGTTCCTTGTCGGAGAGAAGCTCCTCCTCTTCGTCACCCTTGCCCAGATCTCGGACTCGGTATTCGGGAGCATCCTCTTTCTCTCCCTCGGCTCGCTCTGGCTCCCGCTCCTCCTCCACTTTGCTGGAGTGTTGATCGTTGCCTGCTGTATAAAAAAATGGGGTGCAAAAGGATTTGTCCCGGGCCTTGCCCTCGCCATGGTTGTCCACTGTCTCTATAACCTCTATTTCATCCTGGGGTGGTTCTTATGA
- a CDS encoding ABC transporter ATP-binding protein has translation MITAHNLTKDFDGFLALDNISFSFEDGEIFGIIGHNGAGKTTLLKIISGLITPTSGELFVNDIDVVKDPLSLKQNLGYLPEESRLYETMTAENYLAFFGEIYGLSQQEIKVRSSQLFAALSLEPDGKKIGEFSKGMKRKAAIARSLIHNPGFLVYDEATSGLDPMTSRFIADYLRRLRQDKKTIVLSAHNLYQVEAICDKVMILRRGKVVAFGTMKELRDQFGSLTYTIFFSIDDPAKLVGHSRTYRQEEGFFVCEAEDMKDLNECTATITEAGGRVEKIESRYPSLEEMLLKIGK, from the coding sequence ATGATCACGGCCCATAACCTCACGAAAGACTTCGACGGGTTCCTGGCGCTCGACAACATCAGTTTTTCGTTTGAGGATGGCGAGATCTTCGGGATCATCGGCCACAATGGGGCGGGCAAGACAACGCTCCTCAAGATCATCTCCGGCCTCATCACCCCTACGTCAGGCGAGCTCTTCGTCAACGATATCGACGTGGTCAAAGATCCCCTTTCCCTGAAGCAGAACCTTGGGTATTTGCCGGAGGAGTCCCGGCTCTACGAGACGATGACCGCTGAGAACTACCTTGCGTTCTTCGGGGAGATTTACGGGCTCTCCCAACAGGAGATCAAAGTCCGGTCCAGCCAGCTCTTTGCCGCCCTCTCGCTTGAGCCGGATGGCAAGAAGATCGGGGAGTTCAGTAAGGGTATGAAACGGAAGGCAGCAATCGCCCGCTCGCTCATCCACAACCCGGGCTTCCTGGTCTACGACGAGGCAACGAGCGGGCTCGACCCGATGACTTCACGCTTCATCGCTGACTACCTCCGCCGGCTCCGGCAGGACAAAAAGACAATCGTACTCTCGGCACACAACCTGTACCAGGTCGAGGCGATCTGCGACAAGGTGATGATCCTCCGGCGCGGGAAGGTTGTGGCATTTGGCACCATGAAGGAACTCCGTGACCAGTTTGGATCGCTTACGTACACAATCTTCTTCTCCATCGACGACCCGGCAAAACTGGTCGGGCACTCCAGGACATACCGTCAGGAGGAGGGTTTCTTTGTCTGCGAAGCAGAGGACATGAAGGATCTCAACGAGTGCACTGCCACGATTACTGAGGCCGGTGGGCGTGTCGAAAAGATCGAGTCGCGTTACCCTTCGCTTGAGGAAATGCTCCTGAAGATCGGGAAATAA
- a CDS encoding glycoside hydrolase family 113 — protein MHSGIKIGIVLFVLIIAAVAGMAVTGFCPPAGPWPQPPWCTDKAQFSQDMGALTGGLYGTPGGYAAMPTTAASGTPLTLTFRAALPETTGPVVLRLNDKEYPMTAETSYLFTSSAIPLVSGDRIRYSYISGTSATSVQDGTVARSQEVGDGLVWMTTPVVRKTGFLKGHTLMDAGGNIPVAAKAGTLWTTYDAMKEDGGEYIGYDYYWAYKNTSAPEIVDEATAGLWNAADEDSIGLMADESHRRGMKFFLITELEWTVMPGEYPTKDNDAYMKYQENKWTQGQKTVQEMADKLTRNPQDAEANAYWDRWFAQFGAFMQKSARIAEKHNVEMLALGKQIDGAMIPANEQRWRKLIADVRTVYHGKLTQVLYTNEGSDYVSQILWADDLDVITIYYYNRFSGAERPSLAELESAMDGFNRKQFDPLYQKYKKPLIFLLPFQSRDHAAQQQWFEPMATSPGVEQDLIAQADLYEAFFASTLDEPWMDGAFTWGYWIEPGFNPKYSFEKSSSVRGKPAALVIQRWFAQAGTA, from the coding sequence ATGCATTCCGGGATCAAGATTGGTATCGTACTTTTTGTGCTGATCATCGCTGCCGTTGCCGGTATGGCGGTGACAGGATTCTGCCCCCCGGCCGGGCCATGGCCGCAGCCGCCGTGGTGTACGGACAAGGCGCAATTCTCACAGGATATGGGAGCCCTGACCGGAGGCTTATACGGGACCCCTGGTGGGTATGCAGCGATGCCCACGACGGCTGCGTCCGGAACCCCGCTCACACTCACGTTCCGGGCCGCACTTCCCGAAACAACCGGCCCGGTTGTGCTCCGGCTCAATGACAAGGAATACCCGATGACCGCTGAGACCAGCTACTTGTTCACATCATCAGCAATACCACTGGTTTCGGGAGACCGAATCCGGTACTCGTATATATCAGGGACATCTGCGACATCTGTCCAGGATGGGACAGTTGCCCGGAGCCAGGAGGTTGGCGACGGGCTTGTCTGGATGACAACACCAGTTGTCCGGAAGACCGGGTTCCTGAAAGGGCATACACTCATGGATGCCGGCGGGAATATTCCGGTGGCGGCAAAGGCCGGAACCCTCTGGACTACGTACGATGCCATGAAAGAGGATGGCGGGGAGTATATCGGGTATGATTATTATTGGGCATATAAGAACACCTCGGCCCCGGAGATCGTTGATGAGGCGACAGCCGGCCTGTGGAATGCTGCTGATGAAGATTCGATTGGACTCATGGCGGACGAGTCCCACCGCCGTGGGATGAAGTTCTTCCTGATCACAGAGCTCGAATGGACCGTAATGCCTGGGGAGTATCCCACAAAAGACAACGATGCGTACATGAAATACCAGGAGAACAAGTGGACCCAGGGGCAGAAGACTGTGCAGGAAATGGCCGACAAACTCACCAGGAACCCGCAGGACGCTGAGGCAAATGCCTACTGGGACCGGTGGTTTGCCCAGTTCGGGGCATTCATGCAGAAATCTGCACGGATCGCTGAAAAGCACAATGTCGAGATGCTCGCGCTCGGTAAGCAGATCGACGGGGCGATGATCCCGGCCAACGAGCAGCGGTGGCGGAAGCTGATCGCCGATGTGCGGACAGTCTACCACGGGAAACTGACGCAGGTCCTTTACACAAATGAGGGATCGGATTATGTATCGCAGATCCTCTGGGCAGACGATCTCGATGTCATAACCATCTATTATTACAACCGGTTCTCCGGTGCGGAACGGCCCTCGCTTGCGGAACTGGAGTCTGCCATGGATGGGTTCAACCGGAAGCAGTTCGATCCGCTGTACCAGAAATACAAAAAACCGCTCATCTTCCTCCTCCCGTTCCAGAGCCGGGACCATGCCGCACAGCAGCAGTGGTTCGAACCGATGGCAACTTCCCCCGGGGTTGAGCAGGATCTGATTGCCCAGGCTGACCTGTATGAGGCGTTTTTTGCATCAACACTGGATGAACCGTGGATGGATGGGGCGTTCACGTGGGGGTACTGGATCGAGCCCGGTTTCAACCCGAAATATTCATTCGAAAAGTCATCATCGGTCCGGGGAAAGCCGGCGGCTCTTGTCATCCAGCGCTGGTTTGCGCAGGCCGGCACAGCCTGA
- a CDS encoding GNAT family N-acetyltransferase codes for MAAELHIRVMQESDRDAVMRIFNHYARTSFAAYPEGPLPLQFFPHLKEGAISAVVIEDAGGVVGFGLLKPFFPFPAFRKTGMVTYFIAPEYTRKGLGTRLFGRLLEDAKNNGMKMLLANISSKNEGSIRFHANKGFRVAGTLAGVGEKFGKPFDVVWMQRPVE; via the coding sequence ATGGCAGCCGAGTTGCATATTCGGGTGATGCAGGAGAGCGACCGCGATGCGGTCATGCGGATATTCAATCACTATGCACGGACCAGCTTTGCTGCCTATCCTGAGGGCCCGCTACCGCTGCAGTTTTTCCCGCACTTGAAAGAGGGAGCGATCTCGGCAGTTGTTATCGAAGATGCAGGCGGCGTTGTGGGGTTCGGGCTCCTGAAACCCTTCTTCCCGTTCCCGGCATTCCGGAAGACCGGGATGGTGACGTACTTCATTGCCCCGGAATATACCAGGAAAGGTCTCGGGACCCGGCTCTTCGGGCGGCTTCTTGAAGACGCAAAGAACAACGGTATGAAAATGCTCCTTGCAAATATCTCTTCAAAGAATGAGGGGAGCATCCGCTTCCATGCAAACAAGGGGTTCAGGGTTGCCGGCACTCTTGCCGGTGTCGGCGAGAAATTCGGGAAACCGTTCGATGTCGTCTGGATGCAGCGGCCAGTGGAATAA
- a CDS encoding beta-ribofuranosylaminobenzene 5'-phosphate synthase yields the protein MDIRDAIRKMESEVGRISPVQKFLLGTDGSVTQILESITGKNVVIRTLVQEIVPADTAAADHLDIAVGDPVNFRVVEIKTEENGEVLIYAVSHTPVSRLSPEFKDDLLKADIPIGKIIAQHKIEARREILTARVLPASEEAGRIFAICKSEPLLSRQYQIIHGGKPLIFIEEQFPYNRFLDTRRVVIDTPSRVHVSLIDMHGGSGRVDGGIGITLDEPGILIEAELSPVLSVTGCDPAMEQRIRQVAAEVLQNFRLGGSVTITVRKQFAAHIGLGCGSQISLAVAKAIAELHDRHLPACELARLTGRGGTSGIGTAAFDHGGFIIDGGHRFGAGGEKTDFRPSSASRGVHPPPVIVRHDFPRDWKILLAIPAVPAGASGGQEADIFRTRCPVPLDDVRALSHEVLMRMLPGLAGQDLDLFGSAINNVQELGFKKVELSLQPHAVTGLLPVLRGAGAAGAGMSSFGPAVYAIGDTDMKSVERAARSFMGGNGGGSTLITTARNNGAVVRVV from the coding sequence ATGGACATCAGGGATGCAATCCGGAAGATGGAATCCGAGGTCGGGAGGATCTCGCCTGTCCAGAAGTTCCTGCTCGGGACGGACGGATCGGTTACCCAGATCCTGGAATCGATCACCGGAAAGAATGTTGTCATACGGACGCTTGTGCAGGAGATTGTTCCTGCCGACACCGCCGCCGCAGACCACCTTGACATTGCAGTAGGTGACCCGGTCAATTTCCGGGTCGTAGAGATAAAGACTGAGGAGAACGGCGAAGTACTGATCTATGCAGTGTCACACACGCCGGTCAGCCGTCTCTCGCCGGAATTCAAAGACGATCTCCTGAAAGCCGACATCCCCATCGGGAAGATCATTGCGCAGCATAAGATCGAGGCGCGGCGCGAGATCCTCACTGCCCGGGTCCTCCCCGCATCTGAGGAGGCAGGCAGGATCTTTGCCATCTGTAAAAGCGAGCCGCTCCTCTCGCGGCAGTACCAGATCATCCACGGCGGAAAGCCACTCATCTTCATCGAGGAGCAGTTTCCCTATAACCGCTTCCTCGATACCCGTCGCGTGGTCATCGATACGCCTTCGCGAGTTCACGTTTCGCTCATCGACATGCATGGAGGTTCGGGCCGGGTGGACGGAGGCATCGGCATAACGCTGGATGAGCCGGGGATCCTCATCGAAGCGGAACTCTCGCCGGTCCTTTCGGTGACCGGCTGCGACCCGGCAATGGAACAACGGATCCGTCAGGTGGCAGCAGAAGTCCTGCAGAATTTCAGGCTCGGGGGGAGCGTAACCATCACGGTCAGAAAGCAGTTTGCTGCCCACATCGGCTTAGGGTGCGGGTCACAGATCTCGCTTGCCGTGGCAAAAGCGATTGCAGAACTTCACGACCGCCACCTCCCGGCCTGCGAACTCGCCCGGCTCACGGGGCGGGGCGGAACCTCCGGCATCGGCACTGCAGCATTCGATCACGGCGGGTTCATTATCGATGGCGGGCACCGGTTCGGGGCCGGTGGCGAGAAGACCGACTTCCGCCCGTCCTCTGCATCGCGGGGCGTTCATCCCCCGCCCGTCATTGTCCGGCACGATTTCCCCCGGGACTGGAAGATCCTGCTGGCCATTCCCGCGGTCCCGGCCGGGGCGAGCGGCGGGCAGGAAGCGGATATCTTCCGGACCCGCTGCCCGGTCCCGCTCGACGATGTCCGAGCCCTCTCCCACGAAGTGCTGATGCGGATGCTGCCGGGGCTTGCCGGGCAGGATCTCGATCTCTTTGGTTCCGCAATCAACAATGTCCAGGAACTCGGGTTCAAGAAGGTCGAGCTCAGTCTCCAGCCGCATGCCGTGACCGGCCTTCTCCCGGTACTCCGCGGGGCGGGCGCTGCCGGTGCCGGGATGAGCTCGTTCGGTCCGGCAGTCTATGCAATCGGGGACACGGACATGAAGTCCGTAGAACGGGCAGCCCGGTCCTTCATGGGCGGAAACGGGGGTGGCTCAACACTGATCACGACAGCCCGGAACAACGGGGCAGTTGTGCGGGTAGTGTGA
- a CDS encoding type II toxin-antitoxin system PemK/MazF family toxin: MGQYAVGDVLLAAVALDDRTPPKTRPVIVIGTGTSGLIRICPVSSKPPSDAPCLPLSIDDFATGGLDLFSESYIMTSRVLTLRTGAVIGKKGRLNGEALAEILARVPGPAVPGRSANGPLRKFR; the protein is encoded by the coding sequence ATGGGGCAGTATGCTGTTGGCGATGTCCTCCTCGCGGCGGTCGCACTGGATGATCGTACCCCTCCAAAGACCCGGCCGGTCATTGTCATCGGTACCGGAACATCCGGCCTTATCCGTATCTGCCCGGTCAGCAGCAAGCCGCCCTCCGATGCACCCTGCCTGCCGCTCTCTATCGATGATTTTGCCACCGGGGGGCTCGACCTCTTTTCCGAGAGTTATATCATGACATCGAGGGTACTCACGCTACGGACCGGGGCAGTCATCGGTAAGAAGGGCAGGCTGAACGGGGAGGCACTCGCGGAGATCCTGGCGCGGGTGCCTGGGCCGGCAGTGCCAGGAAGATCCGCAAACGGACCGTTGCGGAAGTTCCGGTAA
- a CDS encoding AN1-type zinc finger domain-containing protein, which yields MTRCDHCGNETTLPFTCQHCGGKFCSDCRLPPNHNCTGIGSWNRKPRPAVGMSYSRGGSVSATGGIATDARRGVAKKAETGIPYLKIMIAVIVLIVLGLAGLMLAGYLR from the coding sequence ATGACGCGCTGCGATCACTGCGGCAACGAGACAACCCTCCCGTTCACCTGCCAGCACTGCGGCGGGAAGTTCTGTTCTGACTGCCGGCTCCCGCCCAACCATAACTGCACGGGGATCGGCAGCTGGAACAGGAAACCCCGGCCAGCTGTTGGCATGAGTTACAGCAGGGGTGGGAGCGTCAGCGCGACCGGCGGGATTGCCACGGACGCCCGTCGCGGCGTTGCGAAGAAGGCGGAGACCGGGATCCCATACCTGAAGATCATGATCGCTGTAATCGTTCTGATCGTACTCGGACTTGCCGGGCTCATGCTTGCCGGATACCTCCGTTAG
- a CDS encoding winged helix-turn-helix transcriptional regulator, translating to MVRLIVLLRILRQAAWYGFIFLIALICIYASLNTITLLLWGDPSVHGVPRMFHPPEIMVLHYAGMVSPALAKVIVTILFGGLGFFLLFRFRGITRKTLLDHPLRERIAEFIRSRPGCHFSSLARELDINRGTLSYHLALLTSFHVVQETKDGGLTRYYIHKTGIPELEQKILTHRNNALRSHILSLLEKEEAMPRTELKKSLNISGPALWYHMQMLVEDGIVLADQDREKTGRPVQYSLTGDAGKIIRNGGEARAAAEFPAPVQDPVNGLQPGKEPGIHE from the coding sequence ATGGTACGCCTCATAGTACTACTCCGGATCCTCCGGCAGGCAGCATGGTACGGGTTCATCTTTCTCATTGCCCTCATCTGTATCTACGCCTCCCTGAATACCATCACGCTCCTCCTTTGGGGAGATCCTTCCGTGCATGGGGTGCCGCGGATGTTCCACCCCCCGGAGATCATGGTGCTCCATTATGCGGGAATGGTCTCCCCGGCACTGGCAAAGGTCATCGTCACGATCCTTTTCGGGGGCCTGGGTTTCTTTCTCTTGTTCAGGTTCCGCGGGATAACCAGGAAGACACTGCTCGACCACCCCCTGCGGGAACGGATCGCGGAGTTCATCCGGTCCCGTCCCGGGTGCCATTTCAGTTCCCTTGCACGGGAACTCGACATTAACCGCGGCACGCTTTCCTATCACCTCGCCCTGCTCACCTCCTTTCATGTCGTGCAGGAAACAAAAGACGGCGGCCTGACCCGTTATTATATCCACAAGACCGGAATCCCGGAACTCGAACAGAAGATCCTGACACACCGGAATAACGCCCTTCGCAGTCACATCCTTTCCCTGCTGGAAAAAGAAGAGGCCATGCCAAGGACGGAGCTGAAAAAAAGTTTGAATATCTCGGGCCCGGCCCTCTGGTACCACATGCAGATGCTGGTGGAAGACGGGATCGTGCTTGCCGACCAGGACCGGGAGAAGACCGGCAGGCCCGTGCAGTATTCGCTCACCGGGGATGCCGGGAAAATTATCAGGAATGGCGGGGAAGCCCGTGCCGCTGCGGAATTCCCCGCACCAGTGCAGGATCCGGTGAACGGCTTACAGCCGGGCAAAGAGCCCGGAATTCATGAGTGA
- a CDS encoding TolB-like translocation protein: MTANLSGTDIPIHSPYIIEDESGDPYFTYSKGFVFDQNWIVWMTYRLKQAPPKNISSIIRMMNVSDGETQVIATSPSSDHQYMFDTPFSAEEGHVVWSENSMIFLYDRTTGKEKSLTTDESRGDPRLYRQNRNPIIISDRIIWIGDQVYPSTRSEIALLNLTSQNRQLVFSGPGKIGTLSADGSHIVWSDERNEPGGGDIYLFDLDRNEEIPLCTARDLQHYPRISGEYVVWEDLRDGNPAIYLYNLTSKTEQRISGDNPLTLASMPYIAGNYVAWTQYDVHDRTREKSRTIAIYRINTGERELFLQGTRPLTLLDLKENRLLYYRSEGKSLQEGYVHLFVIDTMEESLVTTQPAPVTGQENLTREATHQRSPAPSQSAPVCVALPLAAACIAFFIWARTAYPSTGS; the protein is encoded by the coding sequence GTGACAGCAAACCTGTCCGGTACTGACATCCCTATCCATTCGCCGTATATCATCGAAGATGAATCCGGGGATCCCTATTTCACCTATTCAAAGGGATTTGTCTTTGATCAGAACTGGATTGTATGGATGACCTACAGATTGAAACAAGCACCTCCGAAGAATATTTCCAGCATCATCCGGATGATGAACGTGTCCGATGGGGAAACGCAGGTTATTGCGACCTCCCCCTCCTCTGACCACCAGTACATGTTCGATACACCCTTCAGTGCCGAAGAGGGCCATGTTGTCTGGAGCGAAAACTCCATGATCTTCCTGTACGACCGGACAACCGGAAAAGAAAAATCTCTCACCACGGATGAAAGCAGGGGCGACCCCCGTCTTTATCGGCAGAACCGGAACCCAATCATCATCAGTGACCGCATCATCTGGATCGGCGATCAGGTCTATCCGTCAACACGATCTGAAATCGCCCTCCTCAACCTGACAAGCCAGAATCGCCAGCTCGTTTTCTCCGGCCCCGGAAAAATCGGCACGCTTTCTGCGGACGGATCCCATATTGTCTGGTCGGATGAGCGCAACGAACCTGGCGGCGGGGATATTTATCTTTTCGATCTTGACAGGAATGAGGAGATCCCTCTCTGCACGGCCCGCGACCTCCAGCATTATCCCCGGATTTCAGGGGAGTATGTTGTCTGGGAAGATCTCCGTGACGGGAATCCTGCAATCTATCTCTATAACCTGACATCCAAAACAGAACAGCGCATCAGTGGCGATAATCCCCTGACGCTGGCAAGTATGCCTTACATTGCCGGTAATTATGTTGCATGGACACAGTATGATGTCCATGACAGGACACGGGAGAAGTCCCGGACCATCGCGATCTATCGGATCAACACCGGTGAACGTGAATTGTTCCTCCAGGGAACACGGCCCCTGACATTACTGGATCTCAAGGAGAACCGGCTTCTGTATTATCGTTCAGAAGGGAAATCCCTGCAAGAAGGATACGTCCACCTGTTCGTGATCGATACGATGGAGGAATCCCTGGTAACGACACAGCCGGCTCCTGTGACAGGCCAGGAAAACCTCACCCGGGAAGCTACTCATCAGCGGTCGCCTGCTCCCTCGCAGTCAGCACCTGTCTGTGTCGCACTCCCGCTTGCGGCTGCCTGCATCGCTTTTTTTATCTGGGCGCGGACTGCGTACCCGTCTACCGGATCCTGA